A window of the Electrophorus electricus isolate fEleEle1 chromosome 11, fEleEle1.pri, whole genome shotgun sequence genome harbors these coding sequences:
- the LOC113577746 gene encoding guanine nucleotide-binding protein G(I)/G(S)/G(O) subunit gamma-4, translated as MKDGMANNSTASISQARKAVEQLKMEACMDRIKVSKAAADLMAYCDAHIREDPLIVPVPASENPFREKKFFCTIL; from the exons ATGAAGGACGGTATGGCAAACAACAGCACTGCCAGTATTTCCCAGGCTCGCAAAGCTGTGGAACAGCTCAAAATGGAAGCCTGTATGGACAGGATAAAG GTGTCCAAAGCAGCAGCGGATCTGATGGCATATTGCGATGCACATATACGAGAGGACCCACTGATCGTCCCAGTGCCCGCCTCAGAGAACCCATTCCGGGAGAAGAAGTTTTTCTGCACCATCCTCTGA